The proteins below are encoded in one region of Phaseolus vulgaris cultivar G19833 chromosome 1, P. vulgaris v2.0, whole genome shotgun sequence:
- the LOC137813568 gene encoding uncharacterized protein yields the protein MGWGDIYRRRIRVFTMAIVIYLDYKGVQQREKWTSKSRQAAMWEKAHERNAKRVLNLIIEMEGLWVKLGQYMSTRADVLPAAYIRLLKQLQDSLPPRPLEEVYGTIQKEMGKSMDELFADFVNEPLATASIAQVHRATLLNGQEVVIKVQHDGIKTVILEDLKNAKSIVDWIAWAEPQYNFNPMIDEWCKEAPKELDFNLEAENTRTVATNLGCRNQYDGNMSANRVDVLIPNVIQSTEKVLVLEYMDGIRLNDLDSLEAFGVNKQKIVEEITRAYAHQIYVDGFFNGDPHPGNFLVSKESPHRPILLDFGLTKKLSSTIKQALAKMFLASAEGDHVALLSAFAEMGLKLRLDIPEQAMEVTTVFFRSTTPANEYHKTMKSLADQRDKNMKVIQEKMNLDKKEMKRFNPVDAFPGDIVIFGRVLNLLRGLSSTMNVRIVYMDIMRPFAESVLSGYISRGPSVNDRWIFDSPVHSEVESKLRQLLIEMGNNDKILGIQVCAYKDGEVIIDTAAGVLGKYDPRPVKPDSLFPVFSVTKGITAGMIHWMVDNGKLNLEENVANIWPAFGSNGKETIKVHHVLNHTSGLHNAMGNITEQDPLLLFDWDGCLNRISESVPETEPGKEQFYHYLSFGWLCGGIIEHASGEKFQEILEEAIIRPLHIEGELYVGIPPGVESRLAALTVDTDDLSKLSALSNRSDLPSTFQPQQIAQMATTLPIVFNTLNVRRAIIPAANGHVSARALARYYAALADGGKIPPPHSSASKPLLGSHPHIPKLTSSQKTPRKRKCIGRKKATMPAVSTNKSYEKVSSYDDLEADVGSNTNRESSSSDDTSTSRIDNNLRTPVAGKVYRNPRIIDEFLGAGDYENLALKNGSFGLGFKRFTSKDGSSIALGHSGMGGSTGFCDVTNKFSIAVTLNKMSFGGVTGKIVQLVCSELNIPVPDDFLRFAVEQRGEDAQLQMGRPMIN from the exons ATGGGGTGGGGAGACATTTACAGAAGACGGATTAGAGTATTTACAATGGCTATAGTAATATACCTAGATTATAAG GGCGTACAACAACGTGAAAAATGGACTAGCAAATCTAGACAAGCTGCAATGTGGGAGAAGGCACATGAGCGTAATGCTAAGCGTGTTCTAAATTTGATAATAGAGATGGAAGGCTTATGGGTTAAACTTGGGCAATATATGTCAACTCGCGCAGATGTGCTTCCTGCTGCTTATATACGTCTTTTGAAGCAGTTACAAGACTCTCTTCCTCCTCGACCCTTGGAAGAG GTCTATGGCACCATACAGAAAGAGATGGGGAAATCAATGGATGAGTTATTTGCTGATTTTGTCAACGAACCTTTGGCAACAGCATCA ATAGCACAAGTCCATCGAGCGACTCTGCTCAATGGACAGGAAGTGGTAATTAAAGTTCAACATGATGGTATCAAGACAGTGATACTGGAG gACTTAAAAAATGCAAAGTCAATTGTTGATTGGATTGCATGGGCTGAGCCGCAATATAACTTTAACCCTATGATTGATGAATGGTGCAAAGAAGCTCCTAAGGAACTTGACTTCAATCTTGAAGCTG AAAACACTAGAACGGTAGCTACAAATCTTGGCTGCAGAAACCAATATGATGGAAATATGAGTGCAAATAGAGTGGACGTTTTGATCCCAAATGTAATTCAG TCTACAGAAAAAGTCCTTGTTTTGGAATACATGGATGGCATTCGGTTGAATGATTTAGACTCACTAGAAGCTTTTGGAGTAAATAAACAAAAGATTGTCGAGGAGATTACTCGTGCCTATGCTCACCAAATATATGTTGATGGGTTTTTCAATGGTGATCCACATCCAG GAAATTTTCTTGTGAGCAAGGAATCTCCTCATCGTCCCATTTTACTTGACTTTGGGCTTACGAAGAAACTATCAAGCACCATTAAGCAAGCACTTGCAAAGATGTTTTTGGCCTCTGCTGAG GGGGACCATGTGGCCCTTCTGTCTGCGTTTGCAGAGATGGGGCTTAAGTTGCGCCTGGACATACCAGAGCAGGCAATGGAAGTAACAACTGTATTCTTTCGTTCAACAACACCCGCAAATGAATACCAT AAAACAATGAAATCTCTAGCTGATCAAAGGGACAAAAATATGAAGGTTATACAGGAGAAAATGAACCTTGACAAAAAGGAAATGAAACGCTTTAATCCT GTTGATGCATTTCCTGGTGATATTGTAATATTTGGAAGGGTTCTTAATCTTCTAAGAG GTCTTTCATCCACCATGAATGTACGAATAGTATATATGGACATTATGAGGCCATTTGCAGAGTCCGTTTTGAGTGG GTACATTAGTAGAGGACCATCAGTAAATGACAGATGGATTTTTGATTCACCAGTTCATTCTGAAGTAGAATCCAAACTGAGACAGCTTTTAATTGAGATGGGAAACAATGATAAAATACTTGGAATCCAG GTATGTGCATACAAAGATGGAGAGGTCATTATTGACACTGCTGCTGGAGTGCTTGGTAAATACGATCCACGTCCAGTTAAGCCTGATAGCCTTTTTCCTGTGTTCTCTGTTACAAAGGGTATCACAGCAGGAATGATACATTGGATGGTTGACAACGG AAAACTAAACCTTGAAGAGAATGTAGCAAATATATGGCCAGCATTTGGATCAAATGGGAAGGAAACCATAAAG GTTCATCACGTGCTTAACCATACGTCTGGTTTGCACAATGCAATGGGAAACATAACTGAACAAGACCCTCTTCTATTGTTTGATTGGGATGGATGTTTAAATCGTATTAGTGAGTCAGTACCTGAGACTGAACCAGGCAAGGAGCAGTTTTATCATTATTTGTCATTTGGCTGGTTGTGTGGTGGAATCATTGAG CATGCATCTGGCGAGAAATTTCAGGAGATTCTTGAAGAAGCAATAATTCGCCCCCTCCATATTGAAGGGGAGCTATATGTAGGGATTCCGCCAG GTGTGGAATCACGTCTTGCTGCTCTGACTGTAGATACAGATGATTTAAGCAAGCTCTCAGCACTAAGTAATCGTTCTGACCTTCCATCCACCTTCCAACCACAGCAAATTGCTCAAATGGCAACCACTTTACCTATTGTTTTCAATACACTGAATGTTCGCCGTGCGATCATACCAGCTGCCAATGGACATGTATCTGCCCGGGCACTTGCACGTTATTATGCAGCCCTAGCTGATGGTGGCAAGATTCCACCACCTCATTCTTCTGCTTCTAAGCCATTACTTGGAAGCCATCCTCATATCCCCAAATTAACTTCTTCCCAGAAAACCCCCAGAAAGCGAAAATGCATTGGACGGAAGAAAGCAACTATGCCTGCAGTTAGTACTAATAAAAGTTATGAAAAAGTTTCGAGTTATGATGATTTGGAGGCTGATGTGGGCAGCAATACTAACAGAGAAAGTAGCAGTAGCGATGATACAAGTACTAGCAGAATTGATAATAATCTTAGAACCCCTGTTGCTGGTAAAGTCTATCGAAATCCTAGGATTATTGATGAATTCTTGGGTGCAGGAGACTACGAGAATTTAGCTTTGAAAAATGGAAGTTTTGGCCTAGGATTTAAGAGGTTTACTTCTAAGGATGGATCATCCATTGCCCTTGGTCACTCGGGAATGGGTGGGTCCACAGGTTTTTGTGATGTCACCAATAAGTTCTCTATTGCTGTGACACTGAACAAAATGTCCTTTGGAGGTGTCACTGGAAAAATCGTCCAACTTGTATGTTCAGAATTAAATATTCCTGTTCCTGATGATTTCTTGAGATTTGCGGTTGAGCAAAGGGGAGAGGATGCGCAATTACAAATGGGGAGGCCCATGATTAATTGA